The following coding sequences are from one Salvia hispanica cultivar TCC Black 2014 chromosome 3, UniMelb_Shisp_WGS_1.0, whole genome shotgun sequence window:
- the LOC125210318 gene encoding uncharacterized protein LOC125210318 has product MDWFNSDQRQMDDFVNSQNWQVPPTPDPDATPSPGPPTNVDMESPVSTDEYDISDMEPAPRRGKGKVADEDGPKKYSPQETMWLAKNYVDVSEDAVIGNQQSGKAFWQRIADKYNAGRPEGSFERTYVKLRKHWGRVQKEINKWNGKWTNVVRMWPSGHSEMDLVDKAKADYFADGKKHFKYFDLWKLVEKSPKYTGGAEAAAKRTKVAAGHYTSSEGGPPIDLNVTDDDFFLSSPGTESRPMGTKAAKRKAKGKATASYSAMPPPPPNPSLDKISDSMSDMSITLRMGQLTELTSRDTSRMSEYELELHREMIEYLRAQMKKK; this is encoded by the coding sequence ATGGATTGGTTTAACAGCGACCAACGCCAGATGGACGATTTCGTGAACTCCCAGAACTGGCAAGTGCCGCCGACACCCGATCCAGATGCAACACCTAGTCCCGGGCCGCCTACCAATGTAGACATGGAATCGCCGGTTAGCACTGATGAGTACGATATCAGCGATATGGAGCCAGCTCCACGgaggggcaagggcaaggttGCCGATGAGGATGGGCCGAAGAAGTACAGTCCGCAGGAGACAATGTGGCTGGCCAAGAACTACGTCGACGTCTCCGAGGACGCTGTGATCGGCAACCAGCAAAGCGGCAAAGCGTTCTGGCAGCGGATTGCTGATAAATACAACGCTGGTCGACCCGAAGGCTCGTTCGAGCGTACCTACGTGAAGCTACGCAAGCATTGGGGTCGGGTGCAGAAGGAGATTAACAAGTGGAATGGCAAGTGGACTAACGTAGTCCGGATGTGGCCGAGCGGGCACAGCGAGATGGACCTTGTGGACAAGGCCAAGGCAGATTACTTCGCTGACGGGAAGAAGCACTTCAAGTACTTCGACCTTTGGAAGCTTGTCGAGAAGAGCCCGAAGTACACCGGTGGGGCTGAAGCGGCGGCGAAGAGAACCAAAGTCGCCGCCGGACACTACACTTCGAGCGAAGGAGGTCCGCCAATCGACCTCAACGTGACAGACGATGACTTCTTCCTCTCATCTCCTGGTACTGAAAGTCGTCCGATGGGCACAAAGGCGGCAAAGAGGAAAGCAAAGGGGAAGGCAACTGCGAGCTACTCCGCtatgccgccgccgccacccaaTCCTTCCTTGGACAAGATATCAGACTCTATGTCGGATATGAGTATTACGTTGCGGATGGGCCAGCTGACGGAGTTGACATCGAGGGATACCTCGAGAATGTCGGAGTACGAGCTCGAATTGCACCGTGAGATGATCGAATACCTTCGCgcacaaatgaagaaaaagtag
- the LOC125211457 gene encoding glutaredoxin, with amino-acid sequence MGSLFSSAHKREDIEMALAKAKQIVSSNPVVVFSKTYCGYCPRVKNLLSQLQATHKVIELDEEADGDEIQAALHEWTGQRTVPNVFINGKHIGGSDVVMAKHQQGQLVPLLTEAGALQKQSMQS; translated from the exons ATGGGATCGCTATTCAGTTCAGCGCATAAAAGGGAAGACATAGAAATGGCTCTTGCTAAGGCAAAGCAGATTGTTTCCTCAAACCCAGTTGTGGTTTTCAG TAAGACTTACTGTGGCTACTGCCCTAGGGTTAAGAACCTACTCTCCCAGTTACAAGCAACTCACAAAGTTATCGAGCTCGATGAGGAAG CCGATGGCGATGAGATCCAGGCAGCGCTGCACGAGTGGACGGGGCAGAGAACTGTGCCGAACGTGTTCATCAATGGCAAACACATAGGTGGCTCTGATg TGGTTATGGCGAAACACCAGCAGGGACAACTTGTCCCATTGCTGACTGAAGCTGGTGCTCTTCAGAAACAAAGTATGCAGTCCTGA